ACTACTTACACTTCTAAATTTGTTAGTGACTAAAATGCTTAAGGCTAAGTACTACCCAAATGACTCCTTGTTCAATTGCAAAGTACTTAAAACTGCCTCCTGGGTTTGGCAAAGTCTGATAGTGTAACAGAGGAGGTGCAGAGAGATATTAGAAGGAAGATTGGGAATGGAAAGAGCACCAGAGTATGGGAGGATAGCTAGCTACCTGGCAGTCATAATGTCAAACTAACGACCAGGAAGCCTCATACCTACAACCTCCAGAAAATGGAGGAACTAATCATAAAATGTAGATGGAACAAACCACAAGTGTTCAGGAGCTTCAACAGCAAGAATGCCTCAGGGAATTTGAAAATCCCAATTAGCCTAGCAAGAAGAGAAGATGGCAGCTTCTGGACATTAAGTAGCAATGGATAGTACTTTGTGGGCTCCGCATATAAAGCTCTGAGTAAGGAAAAAAAAGCAAACAAGGTAGGGAAAAAAAAGCAAACAAGGTGAGTCCAAATGGAAAAGGTGAGCCAAGCTCAAATGGCCAAGATGAAAATGAGTGGAAGTAGTTCTGGAAACTAGAGATGAAAAGCAAGCTAAAGACATTCATTTGGAAATGCCTAAATAAGGCATTGCCAGTGAATGAGCTTATATACAGTAGACCCAGGAAGGGAGAGCCAATATGTAGCATCTGTGCAGAAGACGTGGAAACTGTAGAacacttatttttcttttgcaacTGAGCACAGCAGGTTTGGAGGGTGGTACCATTATAGTGGGAAGGCCTAACACACTACAGAGGGAACTTCAGTAGATGGTGGAGTGAACTATTCGAAGCTAAAAGCAGAATGGGAGGCGCTAACCATTAGTGCTTACAGTCAACATTCTTTGATAGCTATGGAAAGCAAGAAATGACAGCATTTTTAATGGTAAACACCGGCATCCTTTTGAAATTGTACAGAAAGCACAATCAGAATGGAAGGAATTTGTAGCAGTTCAGGAAAGGGATAAACGAGTTAGCATCCAGAAAACAACAATAGCAAAACAAGAAATGCAGACAAACATTGATGATGACAATTGCATGTCCATAAGCATTGAAATCAGCAgccaaaaggaaaacaaagcgcTAGGAATAGGCataatagcctcaaaggcagataaTACACAAGTTGTATGGGTCTTACGAAACCACTGGGCCAATTAGGTCCCTCCTTGGGCTGTTGGTGAGGGTTCAAACCTCACCAGCAGTGAAAAAAATCTAAGGGTTGTGCCATAGCACTCCCTTGGTCTAATTGGGTTTGTATATCCACTAGCCCCTACAACAGCCTCCTTagcctccccctccccctagattaggatagagtaggttatacaaatatATCATtgctgataaaaaaaaaagtatgggCCTTACGAGAAGGAAGTATAGGCGAGAAGCTGTTGGACTATGCACAAGCCATTAAACTGGCTCTGAGCAAAGCAATGGAGCAACACCGGCAGGTAGAGCTGTTAAGTCAATTGAGTAGCTCGAAAGCTCGTtagagctcggctcgttaaggctcgagctcgactcgttaattttggttaacgagtcgagttcgagctcgaaacatgctcgtttagttaacgagccgagtaagctcggctcgtttgataCTCGAGTAGCTCGTTAGAGCTCGTTAATGAAGGACATATTTGTTattttagaaatcaaaattatataaattaaaaattataggtttttattaatgttaatttgcacgagctcgagttcgagctcgtgaaactcgactcgtttgtgataaacgagtcgagctcgagcttgagccacatgtacatttaacgagtcgagttcgaacacATTTTAAAACTCGTTTTCTtaacgagctcgagtcgagctcggctcgaattaaactcgagtcgagctcggcagCCAAATACTCGGCTCGACTCAGCTCGATTAACAACTCTACCGGCAAGCAATTAAACTGGAAATTTCATCACATGAGCTTCTACAACTTTTGAAGACCAAGAAAACTATGGATGTTAAGACTTTTTGTTCAAATGGAGGACATCCATACATTAAGCTTGTTGAAATGCTCATTTATTTTGTCCTCAAATGAGAGTAGTAAAAGAAGTAGAATGATTAGCAATCATGCTGTTAGTTTAATACAAGATGAGGAATGTAGGTTTCCTCCGTGTCTTAGTACACGTTTGTAAAACTCAACATGAGCCTTTGCTCAAGAATTGTACAGTTTAGTTTTCAATCAATAAAATCTACTGTTTCAGCAAAAACATAATTCATGAGGTTGACCACGAAAAATGTtccaaatttgatttttggttCCAAAGTATATTGGATCAAACTTCCATTTCCTCAGTTTTTATAACCTGCTATTTGCAAGGACATGTCCTGGATCAATTGAGgcaagaaaaattttttttttccccctagtaGTAATAAGGTTGTATTGTGGAGGAGATAATCAAATGTAAATTTAAGGCTCTGACTCATATGTGCTCTGTAATTGGCTAAATGCTATAACTACTAACCAGCAGCATAAGTTGTTGGCTGATGACTTCATAACCACCGTCAATGACATCCCAACAATCCAGACTGGAGTTGAAAGCAAAGTTGAAGTTATTCACTACTACTTCATTCAGTAAAATAACTTGAAGTTTACCACGGAAAAAGTTTTACGTTCTCTAAAATTTGTGTCTTCTATTATCACAttgttctattttatttttatcccatatatatatatatatatcaaatcattacaatatatttttctacagAAACTCCAGGAAATAACAATTCAAAAGCAGTCAGTATACAGCACAATCAGCTCACAGTCTTCAATGACGCTTTCTGCATGTGAGTTTGGAAACTATTATATAATTCAAAGAAAGGGAAACGTTGATTTAGGAGAGTTAAAAACAGCTCCACAGTTCAGAATCCATAAACAAGATTGTTTAGCAGAACAACAAATTTCAAGCCTTTAAAGGTCTCTCTGACTTTCTCAATTGCAGATGAGAATCATTTGCAGCAGTAACATCATCCATTCAGAATCATAGATAAGGAAGAGGATCCAAATCCAACTCCAAAGCCCCAGTTTTGAGCTGTTGTTGTGGGGCGGCAGTGATGATAATTGTATCCCATTCCCATTTTCTTTTGCCTTGCAAGTTCCGCTAACATTTTTCTTTCCACCAGAAGTTATCATGTCCCCATTTTCTGAAACCAgttttctctcctcttttttcttgttAGTTATTAGGACACACGTCTTCTTTAATACCCAAACCCACAATTCTCCTAATTTCCTACTTTTCTACTATTACATTATCTGCATAAACTAATAGAGTATAAAGTTCAAAGAGAACAaaaaggggtgaaaaatgagctGCATTCTTGTGCCTGGACTCAATTGGAGTCTGCAGCCAGCTGAGCTGCCGAATGAGTCAAAATACGGATACTCCATTTGTTTTAACAGTTTCATCCCATGAGGGTATTACTTGTACAGATCAAAATCCTTGCCATCCAATTTCCACAACTTAATTATTTAGTTAGTTaatccatccaaatccaaatcccCCCAATCCCAATCAAATCCCCACCAAATTCCAGATCCATCACAAAACTTAATCAAaactaatcattgaaaattgcTACTAATAACCtctaatactacttgacaatgAAAACAGACCTCATACTCATGATCCATCAAACCACCTACTTGTAGTTGCATTCAAGCGTAAGAAAACctcaaatccaaaccaaaaaaaaaaaaaggaaggaaaccaAGTACCCCACCCCCACGCCACCGCACATCCCAGACCCCAAGGAAAAGGGCCAAAACCACCGGTCCACATCACTCGCCTCTGTCGGCAAAGGCAGACACTCTCTCCGGAAAAACACACACAGCGCACACTGAAGACTACAGTCAACATTGAATTGAACCCAGAAAAAGGAGAAACGCCCCCATCTACATTCTACACCCTGACTCTGTgttgtgtgtgagtgtgtgtgttttttgtgCATGTTGTGAGTGTACTGATAGTAAAGGCTGGAgctttgagcaaagtctaaggGAGTTCAAATGCAAGTCCAAGATCGTTCCTCTGCTAAACCCCCAAAACCACCCCACCAAGAATCAGATGGGCAGCTCCTTCCAACCTCAGCTAAATTCTCCAAGCCCACCAAGAATCTTGATTTCTCCACATGTGTTTGCGAAAATCTGTATAGAATCATCATTCTTTTCATCCTAGTTACCACCGTCGCCACCCTCTTCTTCCTCCGCAACGGCGCCTACGGCAGCGACACCTCCGCCTTGCTCTGCATCCAGTCCACGCAGTCCCATGCCATCCATCCCCAGCTGCCCCAAATCCGCTGGAATTCAATCCCTCCCATTGCCGACAAGTCCAGTGCTTTTGCAAATTTCCGATCGGAGAAGTGGATTGTTGTCTCCGTTTCTGATTACCCCTCCGACTCGCTTCGGAAATTGGGGAGGATTAAGGGCTGGCAGCTGCTGGCAGTTGGGAATTCGAACACCCCGAAAGATTGGGTGCTCAAAGGTACGATATACTTGTCTTTGGAAATGCAAGCTCAGTTGGGTTTTCGAGTTGTTGATTACTTGCCTTATGATTCGTATGTTAGAAAATCTGTTGGATATTTATTTGCTATTCAGCATGGTGCTAAGAAAATATTCGATGTGGATGATCGAGGGGAGGTGATTGATGATGATATTGGCAAACATTTTGATGTGGAATTAATTGGGGAAGAGGCTAAGCAGGAAGTTATTTTGCAATATAGTCACGAGAATCTCAATAGGACTGTTGTCAACCCGTATGTCCATTTCGGGCAACGGTCAGTTTGGCCCAGGGGATTGCCGTTGGAAAATGTGGGTGAGATTGGCCATGAGGAGTATTACACTGAGGTATTTGGTGGGAGGCAGTTCATTCAGCAAGGGATTTCGAATGGGCTGCCGGATGTGGattcagttttttattttactagGAAAACCGGGCTGGAAGCATTCGACATAAGGTTTGATGAGCATGCCCCCAAAGTGGCACTGCCACAGGGGATGATGGTACCAGTTAATTCTTTTAATACAATTTTTCATTCGTCTGCATTTTGGGCTTTGATGCTTCCTGTTTCGGTTAGTTCAATGGCCTCGGATGTGTTGAGGGGTTACTGGGCACAGAGGCTGTTGTGGGAGATTGGTGGGTATGTGGTGGTATATCCTCCTACAATTCATCGGTATGATAGAATTGAAGCATATCCCTTTTCCGAGGAGAAAGATCTTCACGTGAATGTGGGTCGGTTGATTAAGTTCCTGGTAAGTTGGAGATCCGATAAACACAACTTGTTTGAGAAAGCTTTGCAGTTGAGTTATGTAATGGCAGAGGAAGGATTTTGGACCGAAAAAGATGTCAAATTCACTGCTGCGTGGCTTCAGGATTTGCTTGCTGCTGGGTACCAACAGCCTAGGCTGATGTCCCATGAATTGGATCGGCCAAGGGCAAATATTGGTCATGGTGATAGGAAGGAATTTGTGCCTCGCAAGATACCATCTGTTCATCTTGGAGTTGAGGAAATAGGGACTGTAAATAATGAAATTGGGGACTTAATTAGGTGGAGGAAAAATTTTGGGAATACTGTTCTTGTTATGTTCTGCAGTGGACCTGTTGAGCGTACTGCCTTGGAGTGGAGATTGCTGTATGGTAGGATATTTAAGACGGTTATTATATTGCCAGAGCGGAAGAATGTAGATCTTGCTGTTGAACAAGGCCAGTTGGACCATATTTACAAGTAAGTCTGCTATCTTCCATTGCCAGGGTTTCATTTTTCGCCTGTTGTTGTACCATGTACTGCTGCATCAATACAATTTTGGTTAGAGCACCCCAGGTTAACAGCATCTCCAAGCTGACTAGAGAATAATACATACTCTTTTTAGAAGATTTGTCAGGCATATGGTAAAATTTCAGATGCCTTAATATCTACCTTTTGTGAGCAATACAATTTTGGAAAGATTTACTACAAGAAGCTCGTATCTTCAAAATTCTTAAGAGATATAATAAAGAGGTTTATCTGAATAGGAGATGTTAATGGCACTCCACTTTTTTATGATTGCACTCCAACTATCTTTTTTTCCATGGCATATGATAAAGAAGATAGTGGGAGAGCCGTTATGAAAAGTGGAGTGCCATGAACAATTGCCTTATCTGAAATGATATGCCATTAAGCCAGAGAACATTATTATCATGCACTCAAGTTGTCTTCTTCAACTGATAATATAGATAGAGGAGGTGGTCTTTTGTCAAGCGTTAGGAATAACTAGGAGAAGGTAATTGTTTTTCAATGGAAAAAGGAGAATAACCGAGCAGCCAGGTTAGTAGATTGCAAGAAAAAAGGTCTCTGTTTAATTGCAAAAATCTTAGGAAGGTTGCTGATCATGACAAGTTTCAGGATAGGTGAGTGTATTTACTTTTGGCATCGTCATATAGATGTTAAAGTAGCACCCACTGCAACATAAAGTCAGGGTACCTTAAAATAGTTTGAAGACATTTAAAGTTGTATGGAGTACCCTGCTTTTAGATAAAGTTGTATGGAGTACCCTGCTTTTAGAGATATTTTCACATGTACGTCTCATTATACTGATTTATTTTGACATCGTGACTGGTAAAGCTGGAGCAAGAGTCTACATAAGTTCGAATGTTGTAATTATGAGATGATAAGTTGTGGCTTAACAGACAATACGTCCTTCAGGTTAACTGCAAAAGTTGAAAAAAAGGTCTGAGCAACTCACTATAGTCTTCTTTTGCTTCTACTTTTGGACCTTTAATGTGGAAGGACAACTATACAGTGATAATATAGCTTGTCTTGACAGGACATCGGCTAATATGGCATGATTAGACTTCGAAATTTTTTGCCCTTCATATTTGGGGTTGTAATTGTTTGTGCTACATTTGTGAGCAATGACCTTCTTTGTGGCAAGAATGTCCTTTTATCTCGTTTTTGCTACAAAGCCGTGAGGATATGTAAGTTGTTTCTTACTTTATACTGGTTTTTGGCAATTAATAGCTCCTACCAGAAAAGGTAGAATAGGAAAAAATCTTGAGAATGAATATTGAGTAGCAAATAGAATATTGGGAAAATTTTCTCCTTTTGGATATCTTGGCTTGTAAAATTCACCATCTATTTCCTTTAACCTATACCACAACATACATACTTACTGGACAGGCATTGAGTATGTATAGATAAAGTTATTATTTCTCTGAAATAATAATGGAGAACATATGATGTTCGTACACACACCCAAGGTGTAGGGTATTATTAGTGGTTCCACGTCTTATCTGACATTTTGACCTCATCAAAGCACTGTTTTTGCACACTTTGTCTGGAAGAACTTTTACTTCTGCTGGTACTTGTGCTTGGtctgccccccccccccaacccacGGGCGCGCGCTCACATTTTCCCTTTCTTTGCATGGCTGAATCTATAATTCCACTGGGACAAGACTTGCTTTCCAAATAAGTATTCTCTTAAAGTTAACCTTTTGCACTTTCAGCTTGCTGCGTGTTCCATTTTGCTGTTACCGCTAATCATTTGCTTTTAAGATGATTCCAATTCTATGTTGTGTTCTGATGATACTCCTGCTTCTTCTCCAGGTATTTGCCAAAATTGTTTGAAAGATATAGTAGTGCAGATGGCTTTCTGTTCCTTCAGGATGATACAATCCTTAACTATTGGAACTTGCTGCAGGCAGACAAGACTAAGCTGTGGATCACAAATAAGGTATATGAAATGTAAACATCTTATATCAATCAGTTGATTCCTGACCAAGAAAGAATGAGCTTACTGTGATTCTTTTTCTTATGATGAGCTACAAGGTGTAATCTATGTTAGGTGGGAGGGggaagttttatttttttaaccacTAAATGTAAAAGTAGGTTTCTCACCTTTTCCATGTCCATAACTTACTGCATGTAGGTTTCCAAGTCTTGGACCACAGTTTCAGCTACTGGGGACAATGATTGGTTTGCAAAGCAAGCAGACATGGTAAAGAAAGTAGTTACCAACATGCCAGTTCATTTTCAAGTCAATTACAAAGAATCTGTGAAGAGTGAGCAGAGTCTGACGATATGCAATTCTGAGTTATTCTATGTGCCTCACCAATTTGTATCCGACTTCGTGGATCTCGTTAATCTCGTTGGTGATCTAGATATCCATCACAAGGTTGCAATACCCATGTTCTTTATGGCAATGGACTCTCAGCAAAATTTTGACCCCGTGTTTGACACAATGAAATATCAGCAAACGCCACCTAGTAATTTGACAATGCTCTATTCCTCTGAAGTAGCTGCAGTTCATCCATGGACTATATCAAGTGAGCAAGAGTTCATTAAATTGATAAGAATTATGGCAGCTGGTGACCCTTTGTTAATGGAACTAGTCTAATGGAAAGCAGTTGCCATTGTTCGAATCCCTTGCGAGAGGGAGAGATACATAAACATGTATAAGTATGTCAGACACcgatttctgcaatttttttgtACCATTCTTTGGAGGGGTGAAGGGTTCTTTTGTAGATTTTCATGTATTATTGTTTACCTGTGCGATAGATAGACTGACACAAAAAACCAAGACATGGAGAATGGCCGTGCTTCTCTTTTTTACctgtctttttcctcttctcCGGAAAGTAGCATGGTTCCTTCAACAGCCCAATTTGTAAATCATGTGTACTTAACATTCATAGAAATGAAACTTCCTTACATTGTTTGGCACCTTTTCCCCTTGATCAAGGTTGTGTTTAAATGGTTATTTTTGAAGTATTTCCTCGTCGTTTCTGCATTTGACACTTGTAGGGAGATATactggaaattgaatcttcTTGGTGCCAAAATTAGAAGAAGAGGCACACAGTTTCGCCTGTGCACGTCTAGCATCAGCTTGAAGGGACCTATGCCTATTGCCTAGCAAGGATCTCTATTTTGATTAGCAGATCTTCTTGTTCAATTCTTCCTGATGTTTTGGTTTATTGCCCTCTCTTTACAAGTTTTTCTTCCGCTTTTCTGgaatatcttttcttttttcttcccctCTTTCTAGGTGTTTTtcctctcccccccccccccccaaacacaaaaaacaaaaaaatccccCCAAATCTGCTTACCCAAATTAGCAGCAAAATTATAATTTTGTTCTTTAAAAAGTTCCCCCTAAAACTGCTTTACCCCAAGTTTTGCTTAGAGTACAGAATTTCTTTTGTTGGTGACTAGTCAAAGAACTTGTTTGCTCAGGGTGCTAAATTCTTTTGTCGGTGACTAGTGAAAGAACTTTACTGTTCCTTAGTTTTATATGAAGCCTAATGTATGATCACACTAGCCAAGTCCCAATAACAAAGATCAAGCGAATGGCAAGGTTGAAATTTCCATTTACGAAACCAGTACCTCATCACTCGATACAATGACAACAAAACCCCAAAAAATGAATGTAAAATAAGTGGGGAATTGGTGAACATTCGCATCACAAGATGTTGTGCAGTTCATAAGCACATTCCTTGGAGAGTCAGAGAACCAGTGGCCGATATTGAGAGGTAGAGGATTGACAGAGTTATGTGCAATCAAGAGCCATTTGCTTTCCTTGAATGTTTATCGATCAATGCCCTCAATCTTGTCCTCAACCTCGGAGTACAACTGCCTCAGTCTCTCAATATTTTCTTCGGAAGTCTCCCAGTATCCACGTCCATTGGCCTCCAAAAATGTCTGAACCAACTTCCTGAAAGAGTTCGGGTTTGTGCTCATTAGCCTGTTCAACATCTCCTGATCTTCGATAAACGTGGAATTAGCCTCTTCATACACCCAATTGTCTACTTGGCCCGATGTTGCACTCCATCCGACAGTGTTTGTCAGGCGTTTCTCAATTTCACGAACACCCTCATATCCACTGGACAGCATGCCTTCATACCACTTGGGGTTCAATAGCTTGGTTCTTGCATCAAGCCGTACAGTCTCAGACAGTGTACGTACCTGAACAGATGCAAATGAGGGCTGTTAATACATAGAGATCAAGAAATCTTGTGCAGCTTGAATGATGTCTCGCAGGTAAGAAATACACCAGGTTAACAAGTCAGATGGTTACCTGTGCATTAGCTGTAGTTGTGTCAGCAATATATGCATTGGGCTTCTTCCCATCCATCCTGAGGTTCTGTACAAGGTTGGTTGGGTCAGAGTCAAAGTAGTGACTGACATCTGTTAGTGAAATTTCAGAAGAGTCCAGATTCTGGAATGTGGCATCCGCTGTGCTAAGAGCCATCTCGAAGACTTTCCGTTTCTCAGTCATGCCTGCACCAGGAGCATCACAGTCAAATGCAAATGACTTTCGGCTCAAGTACATATCTTGAAGTTGCTTCTCGTCATTCCATGAAGAGTTCTCGACTGCAAGGTTTACATTGGAGGAATAGGAGCCTGAGGCATTTGAGAAGACACGAGTTGCAGCTTCACGAACATCAATCCCAAGTTCTTTAGCTTGTTCTAGTGCATGCTTCCTCACATAATTTTGGTCTTCTAGCTCATCTAGCTCAGCAACCATCTTCACTGCTCGGTCAAGGAGGTTCATCTGTGAAGGAAAAAGGGGAAATCATAATTAGCATTTCACTGCTGGAACTAAAAGgacataaaacaaaagaaaatgcacAAGTAAAACAAGATGCTTCTGAAGTTGATCCTACTCTATTAAATTGAGATACTGCTTCAGTTCAAAATAGAATATTAGAGAAGAAAACTTAATTTTTAAGATGAAATTAAGAACCAAGATCTGATACCTGATTGATGAAGAGATCTCTGAACACTCCAGAGCAATTCACAACAACATCAATCCTTGGTCTTCCAAGCTCTTCAAGGCTGACAGGCTCAACCCGATTCACTCGTCCAAAGGTGTCAGCCACTGGCCTAACTCCAATCATCCACAATACCTGAGCCAATGACTCACCATATGTCTTGATGTTATCTGTACCCCAGAGTACAAGTGCAACAGTCTCCGGGT
The Coffea arabica cultivar ET-39 chromosome 6c, Coffea Arabica ET-39 HiFi, whole genome shotgun sequence genome window above contains:
- the LOC113693574 gene encoding probable glycosyltransferase STELLO2, whose protein sequence is MQVQDRSSAKPPKPPHQESDGQLLPTSAKFSKPTKNLDFSTCVCENLYRIIILFILVTTVATLFFLRNGAYGSDTSALLCIQSTQSHAIHPQLPQIRWNSIPPIADKSSAFANFRSEKWIVVSVSDYPSDSLRKLGRIKGWQLLAVGNSNTPKDWVLKGTIYLSLEMQAQLGFRVVDYLPYDSYVRKSVGYLFAIQHGAKKIFDVDDRGEVIDDDIGKHFDVELIGEEAKQEVILQYSHENLNRTVVNPYVHFGQRSVWPRGLPLENVGEIGHEEYYTEVFGGRQFIQQGISNGLPDVDSVFYFTRKTGLEAFDIRFDEHAPKVALPQGMMVPVNSFNTIFHSSAFWALMLPVSVSSMASDVLRGYWAQRLLWEIGGYVVVYPPTIHRYDRIEAYPFSEEKDLHVNVGRLIKFLVSWRSDKHNLFEKALQLSYVMAEEGFWTEKDVKFTAAWLQDLLAAGYQQPRLMSHELDRPRANIGHGDRKEFVPRKIPSVHLGVEEIGTVNNEIGDLIRWRKNFGNTVLVMFCSGPVERTALEWRLLYGRIFKTVIILPERKNVDLAVEQGQLDHIYKYLPKLFERYSSADGFLFLQDDTILNYWNLLQADKTKLWITNKVSKSWTTVSATGDNDWFAKQADMVKKVVTNMPVHFQVNYKESVKSEQSLTICNSELFYVPHQFVSDFVDLVNLVGDLDIHHKVAIPMFFMAMDSQQNFDPVFDTMKYQQTPPSNLTMLYSSEVAAVHPWTISSEQEFIKLIRIMAAGDPLLMELV